A region of the Echeneis naucrates chromosome 15, fEcheNa1.1, whole genome shotgun sequence genome:
AAGGAGCGGCCTCACAAACCTCTACAAATCACACCAGAGCAGATGGCTCGCACTAAGTTTCTGTGCAGTTAGAAGTCAAAGGCTTTGCAACAGCAGCATTGAACTCAAAACATGATATAAGTTGAAGCTAAAGTACTTTCACCTTCATGATCAATGTGCAAAATTTGCAAATTGTCAAATCAATATATTTCATGCCAGAATATTCCTggaaacacattaaaataataattttaagcCTGTCCTTTTGCAAAGCAAATCTAGCAAGAAGAGCCACAAAATGTCACCTAGTgtttcaacaacaacatgccAAAGTTCACAAACCCCAAGCCCCAACCCCAAACGTTCAAAAATGGTAACAAATTCCAGCTAAAAAAGTAAAGCAGCAACCTCCTGAGCTAAATTCTTGACCAAACATGAGCATGCATTATTCTGCTCCTCCCTGTCTGCCACAGAGTCTCATCAGTCAGTCTGTGGCCTCCCACACTTTCTTTACACAAATTAACATGGAACCTGTTCATTTTCCCTTTATCAGGTTCAATAATGTAAGTTTGGGTGACACAGCGCTTCCTCCTGTCTGCTGCCGATTTCTCCCGAGCGAGTGAAGCCTCTGCATCAATAACAATGATCCCCGAATCGGCCTTAATGGTGTGGCCTCTATTGATTTTTCCAGTCAGTTCATGTGACAGAGACATCAGTGTCTGCCTGAAGCTGGTTTCCCTGAAATGACCATTTAGACTGAagatgacagaggaggaaggagtgaGAGGAGGCCAAACTGACAGTTAAAGAGAAGGAGGGTGAGATGTCTGGAAAAGAAGGGAGGGGACGAGGAAGGGAGTCAGATAGATGGCCTAAGAGAGTGTCTGATCTCTGTGAAAGTTGAAccgatgaatgaatgagtttttCTAACTCACTGTTTTATTAACTGCTAATTCTAACTGAGATCAGTGAAGCTGGGGCCTTAAGAGACCTACACTGTCTCCCTTTGGTGACATTTCCCTCGGACTGATCACCCAGTGggtgaagcagagagagagagagagagagagagagagagagagagagagaaacgcgCACCCAGTTCATTCAATCAGCTTCTTCCGCCCCACAAACTTCATTGAGCTTGGCAGTCATCTGATTATCAATCGGCCCGAGGTTgacatgttttgtgttgtgttgttgcactgACACGCACAAAAAAGCTTCTGCAGGAGCTCGTGAATCACGCGTGAGCGTCAGCTGGGCTGTGTGTGGCACTTTTAGATAATTTTAATGGCGAGCAAAGCTCAAAGCTGGAATTGCCATAAAATGAACCTGGaaagcaaacataaaaatgattcactgctgtgtaaatgtgtgatcTGCACAGTTGAAATAAAGGccacactgtcactgtcagagAGGTCACCGCTCAAGTTTGTGTGCTTTGGGAAGTTTGGCTGATAAACGCCGCTGTGCCGGTGAGCTTCGATGGACTCACCCGCACCAGGTTGCTGACTGCCGCCTGCACCGCAGCCACCGGCACCGTCAGATCCGGGATGGCTTTCCCgtccacctccccctcctcgtGCATGATGACCAGGTGGGAGATCTGCTGGGCCACCGGCTCCAGGATACTCTCGATGGTCTTGGTGTGAAACACCGGCATCGTGAACGACTTTTACCGCAACCCCGATAGACGAAAGGCGGCTGGTGGCTCCAGCACTGAAgaccccctcttcctcctcctcctcctcctcctcccctccttctctcctctccttccctctcctctcctcacagaCGCGGATCCCGAGTTGCCAGTCCGAGCCCCGCAGATGAAGCCTTCCTTGCGGCTCTCCTCCTGCCGTGCAGCCGGTGCCCTGTGCTCAGCGCCTCCGTCCGGGCTGGGCTCAGACGGTCGGTGTCCTCCGGTGGGAGCGACCCAAATCGTGACAGAAGGAATCACCGCCCTCCGCCCAATCACAGCGAAGGAGTGCAGCTGCCAAGCGGGGTTGGTGTTGGCGTGCACTGACGCGTTCcctgcacgcacacgcacgtaCGCACACcgtacaaacacaaacacacacacacacacacacacacagtgcaaatGAGAGCGCTTCCCAAATTGCGTCATGCAAGCGAGTGGCCCAAAAAAGGAAAGTGTTGGGGTAACTTAATGGGAAAAGAGGATAATTTCAGGACATGgggggaaggggtggggggggttacaaGGTGCATTATCTACAACAGAGCCTAGTCTAGGAGGTCAACGTAAAGGTGAATGTAtgctgaagaaaactgtttctCGCACTAAATTTCAAACCTGCATCTGTCATATGATATATGTTCATTATAAGGTGGGTCAGGGGTTCATGTCTCAAGGCCTCAATGTCCAGGTCTAAATAAAGACCAAGGATTCAGCTTGCTGTTGGCTGCAGCTGAGGGAAGGAGTCGAAGAGATCCTGCTTTGCACCCACATACTGTTTCTCCAACTCTGAGGATCTTTGGTGAAAAGCTGTGGggctggttaaaaaaaaaacccggcTGATTAGTtgtagaaaatgtttattggcgtggaaacaaaagcaatgaacactttaaacagaaatattcaGATTGCAGGTGCATCAACACTTATCTGGTGTCCCTGTCTCTGAcactgtgtgtggttgttggcaGGGTTGTCCCAGCTCCTCAGATCTGAATCTGTGTTGGGGAAACCAGAGACCCCAGCAGCAAAAACATAGGTATTTATACCACTGAGGCCCTGTGTTGGCTAAAGAGTCTGCAGCCAAGAGACtccccttgtgtgtgtgtgtgtgatatggGTATAGATGACAAGCTGCTATCTAAACCAGAGAGACTGGACTGTCTGGTCAACCTTGTTAGAATAGACCCTGTTACTGCCTTCCTGTCCCTACTTGCTTCTCctgtcttctcctctcctcttctctcctatCGTATCTTCTCCCTTAGGAATTGTCCTTAAAGAGGAATGAGATTCATACTCACACCATCTTAAACCCATATATGGATTGAGAGAAGCAATAAAGTAAACTGGTGTGTGTGACTAACGGGGGGAGTAGGATGGACTGTGGTTGGCTCAAGTAGCCCCGCTGTGAAGTGTCTGTGTACGTGGACCTGTCCAAACAGactttgacagaaaacattgCAGCAGGTTTTCTCAGGGACGTTCTGATATATACTCTCAATAATGACGTGATGACCAGCTGGATTGTGGTTGCTCGGTGCAACAAAGTGTACTTACACCACAATCAATCTTGGATCTCTGTGTGTCCGTTGTTTATGCATTTGCACTGATTTATTGCAAATAGGGAGGTTTGTGAACAATTTGTTCAGTTTGAAGTCATCTTTTGTATGACGCGGGAGTAGCAAGTCATCTCAGCGGGTGATACgttcttttttccctggtccACAGATGCacgccacaggctcagatttgtTCACGAATGGGTCTTTCTGCCGCATATTCTCTGCATAGAAATGAGTGATTCATTCATGACTCAAAAATTGGTCTGGTCATTCACTTGTCTCATGTCCGCTGCAGAGCGATCCGGTCTGTGGAAGTCTCTGGTCTGCAGAGGGCCCTGGTCCATTCTCTAGACTCTAAAtctctgtggagggatccaCAGGTCTGGTCTGGTCACCGTGGAGGGGTCTGGACTCTGGTTCAGTCTCTGATCAGACTCACATATCACAATCCACCCATCTACCATCTAtgtgctgtagcccagtccattcACACTAAGGacaattaacctagacatgacCTGAACCCgcaatcttcttattgtggagccACAGCACTAACCGCTACGCCACCGTGCTGGTAGATCAGCAGCCTCcgtctgtatttttcatttacaaccCAGTTCATATATTACGTTGACGTTTTAAATATGACATATATACTtttttatcctgagggaaaatCACTTACATGCACCATTCACACAACAGGGCGGGGGTCCGgtctgtggaggtctgtggaGGTCCgggtgtgtcaaccgatttggttccccccaaattcctgttcccctttacgctgatttactgctgagtcgtgcgtagttgctaagttacaGTGcgtaattaaaaaaagaactgcaaatagaaacacatctgggtgtacggaaagcccaatggaacaagccaatgtgtaggttactggtatgttatttattatatgaaaaataaattgagaatgcatttgttcggccattcattgtcaatctttgtgtaaatggatgccagctagcatagctgtgcgagagtagccttcGTTAAGTAAACCGCACTGCCAGATCAcatacactagttagtcgcttcgaaatggactgctagctaactggttagcttactggttagcatgctcgactgacgaactgatgacattatttttgacgtataacgtaactATTACTTACCtctcatttggaaacgggcggagcgccCGTGTGAGCGCAGTTCTTCTTTAAttacgcacggtaacttagcaactacgcacgactcagctgtaaatcagcgtaaaggggaacaggaatttggggggaaccaaatcggttaACGCACCGGTCActgctggttgtgttgtgtgttacctcgtgttgaTGAAAAGACAGTAAACTGTTATCAAACTTATACTGAGCTAAGAATTCAACTTCTTTTCTCATTCCCTAAACTGTCGCTCCGCTAATCTTACTAAGCGATTAGCAATGTcttctagctctctgtctccactctctctcctctcctgtgtgctccatgtctagttcctcctctgcctcccttcatgatagtacttcttgtcatagattcagggtgacggcagaaatggaggcgagaattagtgagttagagtcgcggctccaccttagctagcccagcttatgctaatgtagctagCCGCCcctctgtagccggtgcgggccgaCCTAGAGCAGCTCCTCTGGCAGCCGAGAGAGTTTCCTCCCCCCAGAGGGGCTAATGTCCACTCTGCtatacagttaaaatgaaacCAATTTAAAAGATAGTTTTGACTTTTGGCAAGCGGTACTTAAggttttgtttgcatgttcGCATTGTTTACAATAAAACACTTATACACTTATATTATCTAAAATATGGTAAATCAACcgcttttaaataatttatacaCACCAGTGCCCCCCAGTGTTTAGTATAGGTCCCCTTACAATGAGGGCCATTTCAAACTCTTAATAACTGAGTGCAGACAAATGAGAGTCAGTTGTGTTAGATTTCTTAATTTTTGCATCAGTGGcaatatttattcatccatGTTCCttgatttcatgtttgttttagttttttttatcttgtatATCACACAGCTGTGTATGCTTTCACGTGTTTGTGCTCCTTGGACAGTGAAAACCAACCAACATACGATAGAAATAATTtattatcagaaaaaaatatatgcaacaGCAAGATTAGGAAATTCTTACAAAATTAAAGATAATAaatatagatagataaatatctttttaacaGCTTGTTTCTTGTATGGATGTGCTTAGTTAAATATGCAATTTACAGCAGGTCAGGTCAGGAAATTCTTTATGCAAGAGCTTCATTTTGTGGGATACATTTGTCCTGTTGTATATTTTTTGAGCCCTGTCTGTTCTGCAATCCATTTGTTGTAGTTGGTGACACGTGTGTAAACGCCTGGTTTATTCATCATGGCGCACTTGTCACCCCAGCTCACCACACCAAACAGGAACATCCGGCCTGACACTTCACACACCAGTGGGCCCCCAGAGTCACCCTGTGAGGAAAGGACGCAGCGTGTTGGTTTTAAAAACTCATTTGTATACTGTCActaaatgtgtttacatttgtttacttttatgtttttatttatcaattttttATCAGTATGTTttacatgtacaaaaaaaaacacagtcatTAAATATTTTGAGTGACAAGTTCCTGTAAACTTTAAGTTCATGCCACAGATTttcaagaagaggaagaaatacCCCTCACGTTGACTTTAACGCTGCCAAAGGTTGCATAGGTTTAAAAACACGAGTACTTTCACATGTGTATCTGGATGTGAAACTGCAACTTCTCTCAAGCCCAGTTCttcatttgcttctttttttgttttaagccCTGACCAGGACTTTTCCCTATGCACACATGTTCATACGCTGGTTTATTTGCTTACCTCACAGGCATCACTGGTCCAGTCAGGGCTCCCTGCACATATCATATTTTCGGTGACGAGATTTTGATAGCTCAACTCTTTTGTACAGTCAGTCTTGGAGAGCAGCTTCACATTGGCTTGTTTCAAATACTTTGAGAAATGCCATGCCCCTGTAGACAACAGAGTGCCAGGTATGAGAATCACTGAGGGATCAGCCATCAGTCTAAAGGTAAGTAGTTAGGCAATATTTACCAAAGCTCTCCTTCCCAAATCCGGCAACACTGCATTGAAATCCTGCAGGAAGCTGAGTGTCAGATGGCGGAAGACACACTGTGCGAGTAGACGCTGacttcacagcacagcctccATTTTGGCTTCTAAGCATCAACAGTGCTAAAACACGAAGACAAACTTTGAGTCCTAAACAcagagtttctgttttttttttcttctcacccATAAAGCATACACAAAGTGATGCTTTTGCTCACCTATGTCATTGTCAAAGCCGGATGAGTGATATTTTTCGTGGGTGATAATTTTTTCTGCATTGAAGTGCTGCTCCCTGTCAGCATCTGTCTCATTGATGGCAGTCTTCCCCAAGTAAACAGAAACACTCTGGACATCAAACTGCTCActaaacaaaatacacacacataatagTAAGCAAACATGTTAAGATGAATTATTTGTATGAGAAGTGCAACAGAGGAAATTATAGTCTGTTGTGCTTTCTTGGTGTGTGTTCTTCTCACATGTCAGCGAAGCAGTGTGCAGCTGTGAGAACCCAACAAGGTGAAATGAGAGAGCCACCACAAAGGAAACGGCCTTGGTAATAGATAGCAGCCACCCATGGGTGCGACTCTATGGCTGTGAAAGATCCACCCACAACTTTGTTCATCCTCCGCTCGGACCTCTCGCCACACGTACGCTCTGCAGGGACACAAAGCGAAAATCAGTGAATGCTGATGACCAAGctatgactgaaaaaaaaaaaacaaaaacggcaaaacatttccatttaaacCACAAGCCTACCATTATCAACAGCTGGCATaggttttgttgttggtgtggtGCCTGcatgaaagcagaagaaaaagattaTTAGAAAAAGTCCAATTAAACAAAAGCTatttcagggattttttttaagtcccaGTTGGACTCTTACATTTAGGAATACTGCAGAATTCTCTCACAATCTTCCTGCCTCTTCGAACAACGCACCACGGCATTAAGCTCTGGTCAGGATTCCTGTTGTTAAAGTGGCACAGTATTAAACATGTGGCACATGTCCCTAACATATGGAAATCCCATTCAGGTGTATTAAAGCATACCTGCAGTAATTATGACGGCCAACTTCCTGCAGTGCTTTAATTTTGCTCCACCTGAGACAGCGGTGGCCGTATGCAGATGTGGAAACATGTCCTCTGTAACTGCTCCCATCTCCAGACATACACATCTCTAAAGATAACAATGCAAGGATAAAGGGGATCATTAATTTTATCTGATAAAAAAGTGTGACTGTGAAAAGTCACCTGGACAGTTGACTGACCTTCATCAGCATCACGGTGTTTAAGTGACCTTCTTTTTGAAAAAGCCTGAAAAGAACAAGAATAAACTTACTCATACAGGTTAATAAAAACCGTCTGAATTTACTTCCTCTGATCGTTTCTCACCATGTCTGCACCGAATGCTGCAAGGATGGCAAGGATGATGAAGTGATTCATCTTCTCGTCTCACTTCTCTTTATTGGAACTATTTCTGTCTGGGAatagactgaaaaaaaaaacacaacaaggagCATAAGGCCAATGCATTCAAAGCTCATCTTCCCTTATATGGAGTTTATCTTTAAGTTCATGACAggacaaacacatttgtgaCTGCTGAAGAGACACGCGGTCTCTTTTTCTGGGTTTGAGTGGTGCCTGTCTTCAGGTTACACAATGTTACATCTCTGCTGATTGTATTTAAGAAAAAAGCTGTGTCAGAGGAGTTTTAATATCAGAGAAGCACGCTCACTGTAGGCAATCTGTACTGTACACATAATTTTTATCTGTGCGCAGCATGTGCAGCATGTGCACACCATTACgtcacatttgaaaaacacacaacacaaaatctAGATATTATTTAACACAGTGTCAACTTGATGATGACAAATTCAATATGCAATGCCAAATTTgtaccccccctccaaaaaaaccccaaacaagcCAAACTttaacactttcattttgtaaCTGTTTTGTATTCAAACATATTTAATCCATTGTTGAAAGCATGATAAGTAACAGAGTTAAACGTCTGCATACATTTTTCTCATTGTCACAGTCTAAAGAAACATTGTAAGAGATTTGTTTTACCTTTATGTCCAACTTTGTAAATCTGGAGAAGCTCTTTTGTCTGTTATCTCTTCCAGCTGAAGGGAAGGGACTCCTCTCTGTAGCGTCTGATATGCACCTGTGTGATGGGAGGACTCACTCGTGCTGTTAGCTTTTGTGCTGTTGCAGTTCTGATCTTGCCAACACTACCTcacttttaaaaacatataagTGGGAGGAGCTTATGAGAAGAAATTGAAAACATGACTTACACCCAAATGGAGATATGAGAATTGTTGCACACAAAACTTGTCACGTCCTGTGACACActaccccccccaccacacacacacacacacacacacaaacacacacacacacacctcctccacctccacacaACCAACCCCGCTTAAACCACAATCATATTGTCACAAATTATCCATGAAAGTAACATTAgtgacatttaatatttttatggtCTATAGTTTCAAAAGTGCTGATCCCACTCAACGGTGGGCAGATTCCCTTAAAAGTtaacatctgtttttatctttatcttatTGCAGAAGTAAGAATAAGAGGTGCAATTGCATACATAAGTAAAATCGGCTCTAAACCTTCATATATTAAATCGGGGCAAATTCCTTAGTTTGGGCTTGCCTGAATGATTAAAATTCGTTTTATTCTGGTCTAAACCCAAACACCATTTGCAGATGATACCAACTACATTTATACCACTTTTATTCAGAGCTGAATTACTGTAAACCATTAAAGCTTTTATAAAAACCTATACTCCATTGAGCCCATAAAATCTTACCACtccatatttgcttttttataCTTCAAAACAAGAAATCTTCCAATGCCCAATGTAAGTAGGCATAACATCCCCAGAATGGGTATTGTTTTGAATTTCATGGGGATTTCTTGTGaatgcaacaaaaatattaGCTGGTTAATAATTCTCATATTTCCTGACAATAGACCAAAATTACATACAAGAATCTGCAGACACAAAAGCTTTGAGCAACAATGAATGATGTCAGTCAGTAAGAATGAAGCAACTGAGCAACACGtattaaatcattcatttgGTGACTTCAGTAGCTGTCTCATATTAGAGTCTATTTTATGTCCCATACAGGTGTTTTACCAAAAGAAGAACTACACAAAAATGACCAAATATTGGGAAACACGGGGTAGTGGTAATTGAAATCACATGTCTGAAATCATCTGCCCCAGCTTGGTCTAGACACTTGTTACCCACTGAATTGTTGTAATGGTTCAAAAGGCGCGTATTtgactctttttattttactcaacTCTGTGTAATAATTCtatgtacaaataaaatgaagaaggaAAGACCAATTGCAAAATTTGCCTCTGGGGAACAATGActtatttctgatttctgattctgattctgaaaggGGACAAAATCTTCAGACCACACGTTTGAGTTGATTCATGAGCTACCACGGTCCAAGTGTGctgtcttaaaataaaaatataaactatAATTGTCTTCTTTATTTCTAACATCAGCTTCTgtatttcttttgaaaatggaaatgtggaaaCGAATAATGACATCAACCCAAAGAATTGGGGAAGGAGAACATGAGAAGCCAAAAACCAGAATATGATTCAActgcagttttggtttttgtttttttttttttttttatgaactttgATATAAAATTAGAATATACCTCACGAACTTTTTTTTTAGCCTATCTGCCATCATATTGAAgtttaaaccacaaaaaa
Encoded here:
- the LOC115054997 gene encoding tissue-type plasminogen activator-like; its protein translation is MNHFIILAILAAFGADMAFSKRRSLKHRDADEEMCMSGDGSSYRGHVSTSAYGHRCLRWSKIKALQEVGRHNYCRNPDQSLMPWCVVRRGRKIVREFCSIPKCTTPTTKPMPAVDNERTCGERSERRMNKVVGGSFTAIESHPWVAAIYYQGRFLCGGSLISPCWVLTAAHCFADIEQFDVQSVSVYLGKTAINETDADREQHFNAEKIITHEKYHSSGFDNDIALLMLRSQNGGCAVKSASTRTVCLPPSDTQLPAGFQCSVAGFGKESFGAWHFSKYLKQANVKLLSKTDCTKELSYQNLVTENMICAGSPDWTSDACEGDSGGPLVCEVSGRMFLFGVVSWGDKCAMMNKPGVYTRVTNYNKWIAEQTGLKKYTTGQMYPTK